One part of the Xiphophorus hellerii strain 12219 chromosome 17, Xiphophorus_hellerii-4.1, whole genome shotgun sequence genome encodes these proteins:
- the snrpf gene encoding small nuclear ribonucleoprotein F, whose product MSLPLNPKPFLNGLTGKPVMVKLKWGMEYKGYLVSVDGYMNMQLANTEEYVDGALAGHLGEVLIRCNNVLYIRGVEEEEEDGEMRE is encoded by the exons ATG AGTTTACCTCTGAATCCGAAGCCTTTCCTCAACGGCCTGACAGGAAAACCTGTGATGGTGAAGCTGAAGTGGGGGATGGAGTATAAAGGCTACCTGGTGTCTGTGGATGGATACATGAACATGCAG TTGGCGAACACAGAGGAGTACGTTGATGGAGCGTTGGCGGGGCATCTTGGTGAAGTGCTGATCAG aTGCAACAATGTCTTGTACATCCGAGGtgtggaagaggaggaagaagatggAGAAATGAGAGAGTAA